A genome region from Rissa tridactyla isolate bRisTri1 chromosome 18, bRisTri1.patW.cur.20221130, whole genome shotgun sequence includes the following:
- the PIGV gene encoding GPI mannosyltransferase 2 isoform X1, with translation MAPPAPSSPLPNYRRTRDAAARAAPEEAWPEALTAGWSRRGIRAPGAQVLFHAALFGVETSQLPMPCSPPERPSWAAAFRDKVFPENRRENFPGISDLLEATFKLRMELVSRQDPRLREVVWFAVCCRALTLLLQALFNLLIPDHAADAFSPPRLPEPGLWDLLLEQLLGGLSRWDAEHFLFIAERGYLYEHNCAFFPLYPLALRALAEGALWPLQRLLRLRSRLLLSAVLLNSLFSILAAAALYKLGCAVLRCRRLAFLAALLFSLSPANVFMAAAYSESTFAFLAFSAMWQLEKGQSWLSGLLFSLASGVRANGLINAGFFLYSRGKCFALQLQGVSGPVRKLPPLWKQLLSLASSAVLVCAGIFLPFALFQYYAYVRFCGAGTGLEPTIPKPLLQLALDKGYRLVATDGDKPPWCSQRFPVVYSYIQDAYWNVGFLRYFELRQIPNFLLALPITLLGSWAAWTYIIANPRHCLTLGLERRKSEEGGKPSAGFCCPAVFVYVVHATVLLAFGFFCMHVQVLTRFLGSSSPILYWFSAHLLQEREPLLWSEGTDHQTAAPRSKQSLRGQSGSCGKRTPENPVVRLLLNCRLITPLGKCILGFFLSFWLLGLILHCNFLPWT, from the exons ATGGCgccgcccgccccttcctccccccttcccaacTACCGCCGCACACGTGACGCGGCGGCGCGCGCAGCCCCGGAAGAGGCGTGGCCGGAAGCGCTGACGGCGGGATGGAGCCGGCGCGGGATCCGCGCGCCGGGCGCTCAG GTGCTCTTTCACGCGGCGCTTTTCGGGGTAGAGACGTCCCAGCTCCCGATGCCGTGTTCTCCGCCGGAGCGGCCGTCGTGGGCTGCAGCTTTCCGTGACAAGGT GTTTCCAGAGAACCGGAGGGAGAATTTCCCTGGCATCAGTGACCTACTTGAGGCAACTTTCAAGCTCAGAATGGAGCTGGTGAGCAGGCAAGACCCCCGCCTCCGAGAGGTCGTGTGGTTTGCGGTGTGCTGCAGGGCCCTGACGCTTCTGCTGCAG gctctgttTAACCTCCTGATCCCGGATCACGCCGCAGACGCCTTCTCTCCCCCTCGCCTGCCGGAGCCTGGCCTGTGGGACCTGCTcttggagcagctgctgggaggCCTCTCGCGCTGGGATGCGGAGCATTTCCTCTTCATCGCCGAGCGGGGTTACCTGTACGAGCACAACTGCGCCTTCTTCCCGCTGTACCCCCTGGCCCTGCGTGCCCTGGCCGAGGGTGCTCTGTGGCCCTTGCAGCGGCTGCTGCGGTTGCGGAGCCGCCTCCTGCTATCAGCCGTACTTCTTAATTCCCTTTTTTCTATCCTGGCAGCCGCTGCCCTGTATAAACTGGGCTGCGCGGTGCTGCGGTGTCGCAGGCTGGCTTTCCTTGCTGCCCTTCTCTTTTCGCTCAGCCCTGCCAACGTATTTATGGCAGCTGCTTACTCAGAGAGCACGTTTGCCTTCCTGGCGTTCAGTGCCATGTGGCAACTGGAGAAGGGGCAGAGCTGGCTCAGCGGGCTGCTCTTCTCCCTCGCTTCTGGGGTGCGTGCCAACGGGCTTATTAATGCCGGCTTCTTTCTCTACTCCCGCGGTAAATGCTTTGCCCTTCAGCTCCAGGGGGTTTCAGGGCCGGTAAGGAAGCTCCCTCCGTTGTGGAAGCAGCTCCTCAGCCTGGCATCTTCAGCGGTTCTGGTGTGCGCTgggatttttctgccttttgctttatttcagtatTACGCCTACGTGAGGTTCTGTGGTGCTGGCACCGGCCTGGAGCCGACCATCCCCAAACCGCTGCTGCAGCTGGCGCTGGACAAGGGCTATCGTCTGGTGGCCACCGATGGGGACAAACCCCCTTGGTGCTCCCAGCGATTCCCCGTGGTCTATTCCTATATTCAAGACGCTTACTGGAATGTGGGTTTTCTAAGGTATTTTGAGCTCAGACAGATACCAAATTTCTTGCTTGCTTTGCCTATCACGCTTCTGGGCTCGTGGGCTGCCTGGACCTACATCATTGCAAACCCCCGGCACTGCCTAACTCTTGGTCTAGAGAGAAGAAAGAGTGAAGAAGGAGGTAAACCAAGCGCTGGGTTTTGCTGCCCCGCTGTCTTCGTGTACGTGGTCCATGCCACGGTCCTGCTGGCGTTTGGATTCTTCTGCATGCACGTGCAG GTGCTGACCCGCTTCCTTGGCTCCTCCTCTCCCATCCTGTACTGGTTTTCCGCTCACCTCCTTCAAGAACGCGAACCTTTGCTCTGGAGCGAAGGGACCGATCACCAAACTGCGGCACCTCGCTCCAAGCAATCTCTTCGAGGTCAATCTGGTTCCTGCGGGAAGAGGACTCCTGAAAACCCcgttgtgaggctgctgctgaaCTGCAGATTAATCACCCCCCTTGGCAAATGCATCCTCggattcttcctctccttctggcTGCTGGGACTGATCCTGCACTGCAACTTCTTGCCATGGACGTAG
- the PIGV gene encoding GPI mannosyltransferase 2 isoform X3 produces MAPPAPSSPLPNYRRTRDAAARAAPEEAWPEALTAGWSRRGIRAPGAQVLFHAALFGVETSQLPMPCSPPERPSWAAAFRDKVFPENRRENFPGISDLLEATFKLRMELALFNLLIPDHAADAFSPPRLPEPGLWDLLLEQLLGGLSRWDAEHFLFIAERGYLYEHNCAFFPLYPLALRALAEGALWPLQRLLRLRSRLLLSAVLLNSLFSILAAAALYKLGCAVLRCRRLAFLAALLFSLSPANVFMAAAYSESTFAFLAFSAMWQLEKGQSWLSGLLFSLASGVRANGLINAGFFLYSRGKCFALQLQGVSGPVRKLPPLWKQLLSLASSAVLVCAGIFLPFALFQYYAYVRFCGAGTGLEPTIPKPLLQLALDKGYRLVATDGDKPPWCSQRFPVVYSYIQDAYWNVGFLRYFELRQIPNFLLALPITLLGSWAAWTYIIANPRHCLTLGLERRKSEEGGKPSAGFCCPAVFVYVVHATVLLAFGFFCMHVQVLTRFLGSSSPILYWFSAHLLQEREPLLWSEGTDHQTAAPRSKQSLRGQSGSCGKRTPENPVVRLLLNCRLITPLGKCILGFFLSFWLLGLILHCNFLPWT; encoded by the exons ATGGCgccgcccgccccttcctccccccttcccaacTACCGCCGCACACGTGACGCGGCGGCGCGCGCAGCCCCGGAAGAGGCGTGGCCGGAAGCGCTGACGGCGGGATGGAGCCGGCGCGGGATCCGCGCGCCGGGCGCTCAG GTGCTCTTTCACGCGGCGCTTTTCGGGGTAGAGACGTCCCAGCTCCCGATGCCGTGTTCTCCGCCGGAGCGGCCGTCGTGGGCTGCAGCTTTCCGTGACAAGGT GTTTCCAGAGAACCGGAGGGAGAATTTCCCTGGCATCAGTGACCTACTTGAGGCAACTTTCAAGCTCAGAATGGAGCTG gctctgttTAACCTCCTGATCCCGGATCACGCCGCAGACGCCTTCTCTCCCCCTCGCCTGCCGGAGCCTGGCCTGTGGGACCTGCTcttggagcagctgctgggaggCCTCTCGCGCTGGGATGCGGAGCATTTCCTCTTCATCGCCGAGCGGGGTTACCTGTACGAGCACAACTGCGCCTTCTTCCCGCTGTACCCCCTGGCCCTGCGTGCCCTGGCCGAGGGTGCTCTGTGGCCCTTGCAGCGGCTGCTGCGGTTGCGGAGCCGCCTCCTGCTATCAGCCGTACTTCTTAATTCCCTTTTTTCTATCCTGGCAGCCGCTGCCCTGTATAAACTGGGCTGCGCGGTGCTGCGGTGTCGCAGGCTGGCTTTCCTTGCTGCCCTTCTCTTTTCGCTCAGCCCTGCCAACGTATTTATGGCAGCTGCTTACTCAGAGAGCACGTTTGCCTTCCTGGCGTTCAGTGCCATGTGGCAACTGGAGAAGGGGCAGAGCTGGCTCAGCGGGCTGCTCTTCTCCCTCGCTTCTGGGGTGCGTGCCAACGGGCTTATTAATGCCGGCTTCTTTCTCTACTCCCGCGGTAAATGCTTTGCCCTTCAGCTCCAGGGGGTTTCAGGGCCGGTAAGGAAGCTCCCTCCGTTGTGGAAGCAGCTCCTCAGCCTGGCATCTTCAGCGGTTCTGGTGTGCGCTgggatttttctgccttttgctttatttcagtatTACGCCTACGTGAGGTTCTGTGGTGCTGGCACCGGCCTGGAGCCGACCATCCCCAAACCGCTGCTGCAGCTGGCGCTGGACAAGGGCTATCGTCTGGTGGCCACCGATGGGGACAAACCCCCTTGGTGCTCCCAGCGATTCCCCGTGGTCTATTCCTATATTCAAGACGCTTACTGGAATGTGGGTTTTCTAAGGTATTTTGAGCTCAGACAGATACCAAATTTCTTGCTTGCTTTGCCTATCACGCTTCTGGGCTCGTGGGCTGCCTGGACCTACATCATTGCAAACCCCCGGCACTGCCTAACTCTTGGTCTAGAGAGAAGAAAGAGTGAAGAAGGAGGTAAACCAAGCGCTGGGTTTTGCTGCCCCGCTGTCTTCGTGTACGTGGTCCATGCCACGGTCCTGCTGGCGTTTGGATTCTTCTGCATGCACGTGCAG GTGCTGACCCGCTTCCTTGGCTCCTCCTCTCCCATCCTGTACTGGTTTTCCGCTCACCTCCTTCAAGAACGCGAACCTTTGCTCTGGAGCGAAGGGACCGATCACCAAACTGCGGCACCTCGCTCCAAGCAATCTCTTCGAGGTCAATCTGGTTCCTGCGGGAAGAGGACTCCTGAAAACCCcgttgtgaggctgctgctgaaCTGCAGATTAATCACCCCCCTTGGCAAATGCATCCTCggattcttcctctccttctggcTGCTGGGACTGATCCTGCACTGCAACTTCTTGCCATGGACGTAG
- the PIGV gene encoding GPI mannosyltransferase 2 isoform X2 → MAAGSRGESPPHRGLLHAAWGVNPLTNAQAVLFHAALFGVETSQLPMPCSPPERPSWAAAFRDKVFPENRRENFPGISDLLEATFKLRMELVSRQDPRLREVVWFAVCCRALTLLLQALFNLLIPDHAADAFSPPRLPEPGLWDLLLEQLLGGLSRWDAEHFLFIAERGYLYEHNCAFFPLYPLALRALAEGALWPLQRLLRLRSRLLLSAVLLNSLFSILAAAALYKLGCAVLRCRRLAFLAALLFSLSPANVFMAAAYSESTFAFLAFSAMWQLEKGQSWLSGLLFSLASGVRANGLINAGFFLYSRGKCFALQLQGVSGPVRKLPPLWKQLLSLASSAVLVCAGIFLPFALFQYYAYVRFCGAGTGLEPTIPKPLLQLALDKGYRLVATDGDKPPWCSQRFPVVYSYIQDAYWNVGFLRYFELRQIPNFLLALPITLLGSWAAWTYIIANPRHCLTLGLERRKSEEGGKPSAGFCCPAVFVYVVHATVLLAFGFFCMHVQVLTRFLGSSSPILYWFSAHLLQEREPLLWSEGTDHQTAAPRSKQSLRGQSGSCGKRTPENPVVRLLLNCRLITPLGKCILGFFLSFWLLGLILHCNFLPWT, encoded by the exons ATGGCGGCCGGGAGCCGGGGCGAGTCCCCCCCCCACCGCGGGCTGCTCCATGCGGCCTGGGGTGTCAACCCGTTAACGAACGCACAGGCG GTGCTCTTTCACGCGGCGCTTTTCGGGGTAGAGACGTCCCAGCTCCCGATGCCGTGTTCTCCGCCGGAGCGGCCGTCGTGGGCTGCAGCTTTCCGTGACAAGGT GTTTCCAGAGAACCGGAGGGAGAATTTCCCTGGCATCAGTGACCTACTTGAGGCAACTTTCAAGCTCAGAATGGAGCTGGTGAGCAGGCAAGACCCCCGCCTCCGAGAGGTCGTGTGGTTTGCGGTGTGCTGCAGGGCCCTGACGCTTCTGCTGCAG gctctgttTAACCTCCTGATCCCGGATCACGCCGCAGACGCCTTCTCTCCCCCTCGCCTGCCGGAGCCTGGCCTGTGGGACCTGCTcttggagcagctgctgggaggCCTCTCGCGCTGGGATGCGGAGCATTTCCTCTTCATCGCCGAGCGGGGTTACCTGTACGAGCACAACTGCGCCTTCTTCCCGCTGTACCCCCTGGCCCTGCGTGCCCTGGCCGAGGGTGCTCTGTGGCCCTTGCAGCGGCTGCTGCGGTTGCGGAGCCGCCTCCTGCTATCAGCCGTACTTCTTAATTCCCTTTTTTCTATCCTGGCAGCCGCTGCCCTGTATAAACTGGGCTGCGCGGTGCTGCGGTGTCGCAGGCTGGCTTTCCTTGCTGCCCTTCTCTTTTCGCTCAGCCCTGCCAACGTATTTATGGCAGCTGCTTACTCAGAGAGCACGTTTGCCTTCCTGGCGTTCAGTGCCATGTGGCAACTGGAGAAGGGGCAGAGCTGGCTCAGCGGGCTGCTCTTCTCCCTCGCTTCTGGGGTGCGTGCCAACGGGCTTATTAATGCCGGCTTCTTTCTCTACTCCCGCGGTAAATGCTTTGCCCTTCAGCTCCAGGGGGTTTCAGGGCCGGTAAGGAAGCTCCCTCCGTTGTGGAAGCAGCTCCTCAGCCTGGCATCTTCAGCGGTTCTGGTGTGCGCTgggatttttctgccttttgctttatttcagtatTACGCCTACGTGAGGTTCTGTGGTGCTGGCACCGGCCTGGAGCCGACCATCCCCAAACCGCTGCTGCAGCTGGCGCTGGACAAGGGCTATCGTCTGGTGGCCACCGATGGGGACAAACCCCCTTGGTGCTCCCAGCGATTCCCCGTGGTCTATTCCTATATTCAAGACGCTTACTGGAATGTGGGTTTTCTAAGGTATTTTGAGCTCAGACAGATACCAAATTTCTTGCTTGCTTTGCCTATCACGCTTCTGGGCTCGTGGGCTGCCTGGACCTACATCATTGCAAACCCCCGGCACTGCCTAACTCTTGGTCTAGAGAGAAGAAAGAGTGAAGAAGGAGGTAAACCAAGCGCTGGGTTTTGCTGCCCCGCTGTCTTCGTGTACGTGGTCCATGCCACGGTCCTGCTGGCGTTTGGATTCTTCTGCATGCACGTGCAG GTGCTGACCCGCTTCCTTGGCTCCTCCTCTCCCATCCTGTACTGGTTTTCCGCTCACCTCCTTCAAGAACGCGAACCTTTGCTCTGGAGCGAAGGGACCGATCACCAAACTGCGGCACCTCGCTCCAAGCAATCTCTTCGAGGTCAATCTGGTTCCTGCGGGAAGAGGACTCCTGAAAACCCcgttgtgaggctgctgctgaaCTGCAGATTAATCACCCCCCTTGGCAAATGCATCCTCggattcttcctctccttctggcTGCTGGGACTGATCCTGCACTGCAACTTCTTGCCATGGACGTAG
- the PIGV gene encoding GPI mannosyltransferase 2 isoform X4, translated as MPCSPPERPSWAAAFRDKVFPENRRENFPGISDLLEATFKLRMELVSRQDPRLREVVWFAVCCRALTLLLQALFNLLIPDHAADAFSPPRLPEPGLWDLLLEQLLGGLSRWDAEHFLFIAERGYLYEHNCAFFPLYPLALRALAEGALWPLQRLLRLRSRLLLSAVLLNSLFSILAAAALYKLGCAVLRCRRLAFLAALLFSLSPANVFMAAAYSESTFAFLAFSAMWQLEKGQSWLSGLLFSLASGVRANGLINAGFFLYSRGKCFALQLQGVSGPVRKLPPLWKQLLSLASSAVLVCAGIFLPFALFQYYAYVRFCGAGTGLEPTIPKPLLQLALDKGYRLVATDGDKPPWCSQRFPVVYSYIQDAYWNVGFLRYFELRQIPNFLLALPITLLGSWAAWTYIIANPRHCLTLGLERRKSEEGGKPSAGFCCPAVFVYVVHATVLLAFGFFCMHVQVLTRFLGSSSPILYWFSAHLLQEREPLLWSEGTDHQTAAPRSKQSLRGQSGSCGKRTPENPVVRLLLNCRLITPLGKCILGFFLSFWLLGLILHCNFLPWT; from the exons ATGCCGTGTTCTCCGCCGGAGCGGCCGTCGTGGGCTGCAGCTTTCCGTGACAAGGT GTTTCCAGAGAACCGGAGGGAGAATTTCCCTGGCATCAGTGACCTACTTGAGGCAACTTTCAAGCTCAGAATGGAGCTGGTGAGCAGGCAAGACCCCCGCCTCCGAGAGGTCGTGTGGTTTGCGGTGTGCTGCAGGGCCCTGACGCTTCTGCTGCAG gctctgttTAACCTCCTGATCCCGGATCACGCCGCAGACGCCTTCTCTCCCCCTCGCCTGCCGGAGCCTGGCCTGTGGGACCTGCTcttggagcagctgctgggaggCCTCTCGCGCTGGGATGCGGAGCATTTCCTCTTCATCGCCGAGCGGGGTTACCTGTACGAGCACAACTGCGCCTTCTTCCCGCTGTACCCCCTGGCCCTGCGTGCCCTGGCCGAGGGTGCTCTGTGGCCCTTGCAGCGGCTGCTGCGGTTGCGGAGCCGCCTCCTGCTATCAGCCGTACTTCTTAATTCCCTTTTTTCTATCCTGGCAGCCGCTGCCCTGTATAAACTGGGCTGCGCGGTGCTGCGGTGTCGCAGGCTGGCTTTCCTTGCTGCCCTTCTCTTTTCGCTCAGCCCTGCCAACGTATTTATGGCAGCTGCTTACTCAGAGAGCACGTTTGCCTTCCTGGCGTTCAGTGCCATGTGGCAACTGGAGAAGGGGCAGAGCTGGCTCAGCGGGCTGCTCTTCTCCCTCGCTTCTGGGGTGCGTGCCAACGGGCTTATTAATGCCGGCTTCTTTCTCTACTCCCGCGGTAAATGCTTTGCCCTTCAGCTCCAGGGGGTTTCAGGGCCGGTAAGGAAGCTCCCTCCGTTGTGGAAGCAGCTCCTCAGCCTGGCATCTTCAGCGGTTCTGGTGTGCGCTgggatttttctgccttttgctttatttcagtatTACGCCTACGTGAGGTTCTGTGGTGCTGGCACCGGCCTGGAGCCGACCATCCCCAAACCGCTGCTGCAGCTGGCGCTGGACAAGGGCTATCGTCTGGTGGCCACCGATGGGGACAAACCCCCTTGGTGCTCCCAGCGATTCCCCGTGGTCTATTCCTATATTCAAGACGCTTACTGGAATGTGGGTTTTCTAAGGTATTTTGAGCTCAGACAGATACCAAATTTCTTGCTTGCTTTGCCTATCACGCTTCTGGGCTCGTGGGCTGCCTGGACCTACATCATTGCAAACCCCCGGCACTGCCTAACTCTTGGTCTAGAGAGAAGAAAGAGTGAAGAAGGAGGTAAACCAAGCGCTGGGTTTTGCTGCCCCGCTGTCTTCGTGTACGTGGTCCATGCCACGGTCCTGCTGGCGTTTGGATTCTTCTGCATGCACGTGCAG GTGCTGACCCGCTTCCTTGGCTCCTCCTCTCCCATCCTGTACTGGTTTTCCGCTCACCTCCTTCAAGAACGCGAACCTTTGCTCTGGAGCGAAGGGACCGATCACCAAACTGCGGCACCTCGCTCCAAGCAATCTCTTCGAGGTCAATCTGGTTCCTGCGGGAAGAGGACTCCTGAAAACCCcgttgtgaggctgctgctgaaCTGCAGATTAATCACCCCCCTTGGCAAATGCATCCTCggattcttcctctccttctggcTGCTGGGACTGATCCTGCACTGCAACTTCTTGCCATGGACGTAG
- the PIGV gene encoding GPI mannosyltransferase 2 isoform X5, whose protein sequence is MELVSRQDPRLREVVWFAVCCRALTLLLQALFNLLIPDHAADAFSPPRLPEPGLWDLLLEQLLGGLSRWDAEHFLFIAERGYLYEHNCAFFPLYPLALRALAEGALWPLQRLLRLRSRLLLSAVLLNSLFSILAAAALYKLGCAVLRCRRLAFLAALLFSLSPANVFMAAAYSESTFAFLAFSAMWQLEKGQSWLSGLLFSLASGVRANGLINAGFFLYSRGKCFALQLQGVSGPVRKLPPLWKQLLSLASSAVLVCAGIFLPFALFQYYAYVRFCGAGTGLEPTIPKPLLQLALDKGYRLVATDGDKPPWCSQRFPVVYSYIQDAYWNVGFLRYFELRQIPNFLLALPITLLGSWAAWTYIIANPRHCLTLGLERRKSEEGGKPSAGFCCPAVFVYVVHATVLLAFGFFCMHVQVLTRFLGSSSPILYWFSAHLLQEREPLLWSEGTDHQTAAPRSKQSLRGQSGSCGKRTPENPVVRLLLNCRLITPLGKCILGFFLSFWLLGLILHCNFLPWT, encoded by the exons ATGGAGCTGGTGAGCAGGCAAGACCCCCGCCTCCGAGAGGTCGTGTGGTTTGCGGTGTGCTGCAGGGCCCTGACGCTTCTGCTGCAG gctctgttTAACCTCCTGATCCCGGATCACGCCGCAGACGCCTTCTCTCCCCCTCGCCTGCCGGAGCCTGGCCTGTGGGACCTGCTcttggagcagctgctgggaggCCTCTCGCGCTGGGATGCGGAGCATTTCCTCTTCATCGCCGAGCGGGGTTACCTGTACGAGCACAACTGCGCCTTCTTCCCGCTGTACCCCCTGGCCCTGCGTGCCCTGGCCGAGGGTGCTCTGTGGCCCTTGCAGCGGCTGCTGCGGTTGCGGAGCCGCCTCCTGCTATCAGCCGTACTTCTTAATTCCCTTTTTTCTATCCTGGCAGCCGCTGCCCTGTATAAACTGGGCTGCGCGGTGCTGCGGTGTCGCAGGCTGGCTTTCCTTGCTGCCCTTCTCTTTTCGCTCAGCCCTGCCAACGTATTTATGGCAGCTGCTTACTCAGAGAGCACGTTTGCCTTCCTGGCGTTCAGTGCCATGTGGCAACTGGAGAAGGGGCAGAGCTGGCTCAGCGGGCTGCTCTTCTCCCTCGCTTCTGGGGTGCGTGCCAACGGGCTTATTAATGCCGGCTTCTTTCTCTACTCCCGCGGTAAATGCTTTGCCCTTCAGCTCCAGGGGGTTTCAGGGCCGGTAAGGAAGCTCCCTCCGTTGTGGAAGCAGCTCCTCAGCCTGGCATCTTCAGCGGTTCTGGTGTGCGCTgggatttttctgccttttgctttatttcagtatTACGCCTACGTGAGGTTCTGTGGTGCTGGCACCGGCCTGGAGCCGACCATCCCCAAACCGCTGCTGCAGCTGGCGCTGGACAAGGGCTATCGTCTGGTGGCCACCGATGGGGACAAACCCCCTTGGTGCTCCCAGCGATTCCCCGTGGTCTATTCCTATATTCAAGACGCTTACTGGAATGTGGGTTTTCTAAGGTATTTTGAGCTCAGACAGATACCAAATTTCTTGCTTGCTTTGCCTATCACGCTTCTGGGCTCGTGGGCTGCCTGGACCTACATCATTGCAAACCCCCGGCACTGCCTAACTCTTGGTCTAGAGAGAAGAAAGAGTGAAGAAGGAGGTAAACCAAGCGCTGGGTTTTGCTGCCCCGCTGTCTTCGTGTACGTGGTCCATGCCACGGTCCTGCTGGCGTTTGGATTCTTCTGCATGCACGTGCAG GTGCTGACCCGCTTCCTTGGCTCCTCCTCTCCCATCCTGTACTGGTTTTCCGCTCACCTCCTTCAAGAACGCGAACCTTTGCTCTGGAGCGAAGGGACCGATCACCAAACTGCGGCACCTCGCTCCAAGCAATCTCTTCGAGGTCAATCTGGTTCCTGCGGGAAGAGGACTCCTGAAAACCCcgttgtgaggctgctgctgaaCTGCAGATTAATCACCCCCCTTGGCAAATGCATCCTCggattcttcctctccttctggcTGCTGGGACTGATCCTGCACTGCAACTTCTTGCCATGGACGTAG